The genomic interval GAACCTTAGCATCCTGGGCATACGCATACTTTCGCGCGCCATCGACCAGATTCGACAGCTGGACACCCAGCTCACTCCAATACACGCCGATCTCTGCCTACTCAGCCTGAAGGCGAAAAACTTCAGTGTGGTGCTGCCGTATCTGGACGCGGACATCACGGACATCTCCACCGTGGCAGCCGAGTGCaagacgcagcagcagcagcagtcccAGCACGCGGTATTTACTGTTAAGAATTCACTTCTAGACTGTTTGAACTCAAAGTTTTCGTTTTTAGGATGCCAACAACGATGCCAAGTACTTCTTGTTGTACTTCTACTACGGCGGCATGATATACACGGCTGTGAAGAACTACGAGCGAGCTTTGTACTTCTTCGAGGTCTGCATCACCACTCCGGCAATGGCCATGTCGCACATCATGCTGGAGGCCTACAAAAAGTTTCTCATGGTTTCACTCATCGTCGAGGGCAAGGTGAGCTTTCCAACAACAAAGTTACTTTCATATATCAGTCTCTTAATATTGAAATCTTATTGCAGATAGCGTATATACCAAAAAACACACAGTTTATTGGCCGTTTTATGAAGCCGATGGCCAATCACTACCACGACCTGGTCAATGTGTACGCGAATTCGTCTAGCGAAGAGCTGCGCATCATCATACTCAAGTACAGTGAAGCATTTACGCGTGATAACAATATGGGACTGGCCAAGCAGGCAAGTACTTCACCCTCTTCCCTGTAGTATTTTAGACTCTTCCCTGAAGATCAATAAAAAAAGGTGTCTtcgaaaaaagagaaaagtaCCTATGTGACGAATAGACCTTAGAGTGCAACAATATTACAAATCGAACTTTTAATTACTTACCCttccaaattaaaaaaaaagatatacatatataaatttaaatttatgaagaAGTTTGCATTACAGATATATTTTCGatgaaactgaaattaaatgtaaaagacagttttttaaaatataaaaggcaCAACCATCTTACTATTAAATTGCTATATTGGGTATCGTTTAGGTAGCCACCTCCTTGTACAAGCGAAACATCCAGCGGCTTACTAAAACCTTTTTGACCCTTTCCCTGAGTGATGTGGCCAGTCGTGTCCAACTGTCGAGCGCAGTCGAAGCCGAGCGTTACATTCTCAACATGGTAAGCAATTGTCTTCTATTTGATTATTCTATTTTGTCCAATCCAATAACCAATTGCAGATCAAATCGGGTGAAATTTATGCCAGCATCAATCAAAAGGACGGTATGGTGTTGTTCAAAGACAACCCAGAGAAATACAACTCACCGGAGATGTTCCTTAACGTGCAAAATAATATAACACATGTTTTGGATCAAGTTAGGCAGATCAACAAAATGGAGGAGGAGATCATATTAAATCCAATGGTAGGTTTTAAAACTATTGTTAGGTCATTAGTTATAGGCTATATGTTATTTCTTAAAATTCCAATTTGCAGTATGTGAAAAAGGCTCTTGGCAGCCAGGATGATGACCTAACGTCGCAGCACCCAAAGACTTTCTCGGGGTGAGATTCTGAATATAAATGCAGCTAGCATTGTTaataatatttccttttttacaGTGATCCCACAGATTGATGATGCCACTGCCGCAGAACCACCAGCAGCCTGCTGCTATCATTTCTACGCTCATCAAATCACCAACACCGTTTACCAGATCTTGTCGAAGCCGCGAGGCCCTGGGCCGGAAAGCTGACAACCCATGCAGTCCGTACTCATTCAGCTACCACAACAAGAAACTGCGCTCTTATTGCAAATTTAAAGATGAACAtgctattttaaataaactatgTATAAATCTATGACTAAGTCAGGGATTCCTTATCACGCTTTTGATTGACTCACAAATAATACGTCTCGATACTGCAACGATAAGGCTGTTGTGCCTTGTTGTTGTGTTTCTACGCATCGATCAGGCGACGTTTTACTGTCCGGACGGACCGGTTAAGTGCTTTGTACTTGCCCCCAATCTACCTTGATTGCAGTCCAGTTATCgttcaaattattttatttacaatatcAATGTACATGTAACCTAACCTTAGGTCAAAAACGAACAATTAATTGACTAGAGGACCAGCGCGTTAAATGTAGTTAATTTCTACTCGTAAGCCTAGTTTCGTGTATTTACGACTAATTGCTTTAGGTTATTATATCAACAGGCGTCTAGGTTTTGTGGTTCGTGCGTGTGGGTGGTTAGCAGCTGTCGTTCCTCGTACATCGCTCCAATCGCCCGAATTAAAACCGGAGCTCCGACATCCGAATGAGATTTAAGATTCTCGCGCCACTCATAGCCAGCTGCGCTGCACCCATCCTAACCGGTTTTCATGGCGTCTAGCTCCATGATGGAGGTCTTCAGCTGCTGTGCAGGGGAAACCAGACCCGATGATACCTCGCCGCTGAGACTGCGATGTAGCTTGTGGACCACATTGACCAGTATGAAGCACACAATGAGCACCAGCAGCGACATAAAGACGTAGGCCAAGACCAGCGGTGCGTCCGAAATGGGATCCAGCATGGCGATCGGTTTTTGGatacagaaatatatataccgAGAGTaatgaatttgaaaatttgttgtGACTTTGTACTCGCTTCCCCGTAAAGAAATGTGAAAGAGTGTAGTCCAGACAGCTCAGGTTCAGGTAAAGAGACGGGTCGCAACGCGTATGTTAATTAGCCACTTGAGCATATATAGCATGTATATGATATTCTGGAATTGTGACCGCGTCGGCGTTTCGTGTGTACGTCGCTTGACACCTGCCCGAGAACTGAAACGAGCCGAGAGCGTTAAATGAATGGAACTTTGCTtggcattacgtatacgctTCGTTGCCAGTCTGTTGTCGCTGTAGATATTGGTATATGTTGTGCGTCCagtttgcctttttgttgttgctttgaTAAGCCTCTTGAGCAATAGAATTTGTAACTTGTGCCAAGATAAAaaaagccaacaatttttggaGTTTCTTTCGACTGAGAGCCGCTCTTTACATCTGgcaacttttatttataactcAGGGAGGAATTCCAGTCGCATTCATATTCGTCTCGCAATCAAATCAACAACGCTGTATTCTTAATTGGCCGCGTCAATAAAGAATGAAATGGCGTCAAACAAATGCATGGGGTCTCTGGATTCGTGGAGGCGGCGAGATCGGGTTGGGGACTAGTGATTTTGGCAATTAACTCTTGATAGCCAGGCTCGGCTCGGTCTGGAGAGCTTTTTAAATACTGATAAGAAATTCCACTGTCACAATGATAAGCCCCAAAAAACGCGGACCCCACAAGTTTAGTTTGCGTGCCATGGGAGTAGGGAAAATTAATTACGTTTTTTAACTAAAATTCGAAATCAAACTTTGGCTAGCATTAAGGTATCCCCTCATCCAGTATCCCCAATCCacttattttattaaacatcACTCATTATAATGTAACGTAACAATGTATGGCAAattaactaactaactaacgaGCTGTAAACTTTCGATTTGTTCAGCAttaaaaaaattcgaaaaatgtGTTTTCTTAAATAAGTCATTAAACGCGTAATTCGGTGAATGCAGAACgaatggaaaattaaatttgttattgaATTCATTAATAGGAAAAATAGgctgaaaatttaaattacctGGAGTGAGTGGctagtaaatattttaaccctaaaataaaaaattaaaattaacacTGCCCGGAAAAGTAACACCTACAGCCCCACTTGACCACACATGTGTGCGCCCCTGTTCCACTGGCTTTCACCTTCGTTGTCACGCGATTATCATAAACTAGCGTGAGCTCAGTGCCCGACCCACTGAACCACCCGTCGACCCTGTAGCCTCCAGCTCATTGATCTTTGtatacaatttaataaaacaagttATTCCGCAAAAGCAGCCTAGAACAGACGACGTATGGCCCCTATCCAAGGGCCACACCCTCCCATCCCGTTAATCCGGTATC from Drosophila yakuba strain Tai18E2 chromosome 3L, Prin_Dyak_Tai18E2_2.1, whole genome shotgun sequence carries:
- the LOC6534726 gene encoding uncharacterized protein LOC6534726, producing the protein MLDPISDAPLVLAYVFMSLLVLIVCFILVNVVHKLHRSLSGEVSSGLVSPAQQLKTSIMELDAMKTG
- the LOC6534725 gene encoding COP9 signalosome complex subunit 3 — translated: MGSALENYVNQVRTLSASGSYRELAEELPESLSLLARNWSILDNVLETLDVQQHSLGVLYVLLAKLHSASTANPEPVQLIQLMRDFVQRNNNDQLRFAVCAFYETCHLFTEFVVQKNLSILGIRILSRAIDQIRQLDTQLTPIHADLCLLSLKAKNFSVVLPYLDADITDISTVAAECKTQQQQQSQHADANNDAKYFLLYFYYGGMIYTAVKNYERALYFFEVCITTPAMAMSHIMLEAYKKFLMVSLIVEGKIAYIPKNTQFIGRFMKPMANHYHDLVNVYANSSSEELRIIILKYSEAFTRDNNMGLAKQVATSLYKRNIQRLTKTFLTLSLSDVASRVQLSSAVEAERYILNMIKSGEIYASINQKDGMVLFKDNPEKYNSPEMFLNVQNNITHVLDQVRQINKMEEEIILNPMYVKKALGSQDDDLTSQHPKTFSGDPTD